From the Hevea brasiliensis isolate MT/VB/25A 57/8 chromosome 13, ASM3005281v1, whole genome shotgun sequence genome, the window TTTTATCATGCGAGGATACTATTCGATTCTGCAAGTATTCAatgcaaatttgatcaaacatgcATAGTAAATATTAATCAAGAAATCAacattatttttcatatttaaagAGTACGCAAATGGAATCGTTCATACAGAATCACCTCTGATTTAGAAAACCATGGGCATTACCACTCACTGTCCTAGAAAAGAAAGCCCAAAACCATGTGCTAGTATATAGCTTATTTAATTATTTGGTATTTCCACTTGCAAGTTTCAACACCCATTTATTGAGGGGACAAGACAACAAAAACTAGGACATCCAAGAAAGACCCCAATGTCAGATCAATGGCTTAGGGGGTGGTGGTGTTAGGCTTTTGAATGATAAAGGCCATGCACTGACCCTGGTGCTTGTTGTCAAATGCTAAGCAGCGGATATATGCATTTGGGTATGCTTTTTTGCATTCATGGATTTCATTGAGCACTTGAGATGAGTCATTGCACCCAAACATGGGGAGCTTCCATAGTGTCCAGTACCTCCCATCGTAGTATCCTGGCATTCGGCTATTCTCTCTTTGCACATGCCCCACCTAATGTTAAAGAAAGTAAGAAAACTGTTATATAAATAAAGACAACTAGTGCAATAGAATAATAATAAGCCTATTTTGTTTCTTCTTCAACTCCAACTTAGATTTTATAGTTATGAAAACATcgctaataataataaattaaagaaaaattattatttaattttttattttttttaattaaattaattatttaatttttataaaaaatatttacttaattattttttaaaaaaataaattaattaatctttatatttttattttatttccattttaaatatcaaattttatgttagtcaaaataaaaaataaaaagactaTATATCTCTATTTTCAAATTTTGGcaagtaaataaaatttaaactaatatttaaaatgactaaaaaagAATTAATAATAAATGAAACACAATTATgaataaatagttaattttattaaaatataaaaattaaaaaattatttttcctaaaTTATACCTATTGATTCCTTTTACTTTTAATTATAGGTCATAATTCATAAATACAGCAGAAAAGATTTGGAATATAAATTAAACAAAGCAATTATCAATATTTTCCATTGCCCCTAGAATATGTAAACGTCAATATGGTTTGAATcggaaaatttttatttagaattCATCAACTATGAATTCAAGACAAAAACTCAATCCACTATAGACAATGCAATAAATATATATGAAATCTATATATTTAATATGTTAATCCCATCATATATCTTCAAGAAAAATCCGTGTGAATAGATCGCTTAATAAAGCAAAGAAGTATATGTAGCAGTCTTTAGTATCTTttggagaagaaaagaaaatccaATACCTTACCTCATCGAATTCAAGACAAGGGATCCATCCCTTTTTAATCATGTAGTCAATCTCCTTCGCAATTGAGTCATCAGAAAGTGGAGGGAGGTAGGATAGAGTTTCAAACTTCTTGTTATTGATTGGGTTCCATGTCTGTTTGATAAACAAAAACAAAGTGTCATCCACAGTGACACGCACACAATCCACATACGAGGATTAAGTTAATCACATTACCTTCATACAATGAGTTCTGGAGCCATTGGAGATAGTTTTGCGACTCCATCCAATAGAATCCTTTGCAGGGAACAACTGTCTTGTTGAGTTGGCTTTGAGGCCTTGGCAACCAGACCCAGTAACGGCCGGAGCTGTAAAGATTCCGGCGGTAGACATCTTCTTTAAAGCAAGAAATGAAAGAGAGGTGGAAGACTAGAAGAAGGACAAGGGATCTTAGGAGTTTATTTTCAAAGATGATAGAAACGGTTCAAGACAAGGACAAAAGGGGTTGGTTTTGGGGTTTGTGAGAAGCTAATTAAGTGGTTTGTTAGAGAAGTGTCACTGAGAGGACGATGGATACAAGATGGTGGGGAGTTTTATTAGGCTTTTTAGCTTTGGTAGCATCACGATTTCACAATTGTAAACTGTCTTTCTTTGCCCACAGAAAGCTGTGGGACCCAGCAGCCAATGGTGTTCTATAAACCCAGTTGAAAGCATCAGCATAACAGAACAGTCTTTTTTTGTCCCATTGGCTTTGACAAGTGCCAGCCTTTGGCCCATTGGCTTTGACAAGTGGATGCATACCAATATGGTAAAGAGTGAAATTGGGCTTCTCAAGACTCAACAGCTCCCTTTATACGTCAATTCCCTATTTCCCTTGGAAAAAACAAAAAATccctattttccttttttttttttttcttttagagaTAGACACGTAAACAACCCAATAACGAGAATAaatacttattaaaattataaaattttaaaattatttttattttcatataagcCATAGGTTTCCTAAGGACCAACCTATAGGCATGCCCAATTTACTCGCGGACCTCAATTAGGACTACACTGGGACACTCAGTCTTACCTTTTATTTTCACTCAATgtcactttttttttttgccaagAGATAGATACATACACGACTTGGTGATGGGAATGGATGCTTGttaaaatcataaaattttaatgaGATCTTTGTTCTCATATAAGCCACACACACACGCTATCCACAACTGATGTGAGATCTCAAAAAACTACCATTTCCCTAATAAAGTGTTCGTTTGTTAAACTTTGATTGAGttcttgaataaataattttattttttcgagtaaaataataatttcattttagACAAAAAAAAGtataacaataattttttttttacttgaaaATTTATTGTTGCATGTGTTGAATTTTtatgaaacaaattaaattttaaaattttaattttaataaattaaaatcgaattgataaaatgaaaataatcacataaattgaaaaataatttgtaCAATTAATCCTTATTTTTTTTGCATACCAATTACTTTTAATCTCTATTATTATGACAATCTTTCCGGCACCGTCAACACTATTATCATTTAATCAACTGGCCACCGCCACCATTCTCACTATCTAGCCACCATTACTACCTAACAACAAACACCACTTGGCCATCGATAATACCAACACTGCCACCAACCCCCTACCAACGCTACCACCACCAGAATTCAACCACTATAAAAATAaatgtggattttttttttccaataataAATGCGGATTGTTATAAAAATACACTTGCTTATTGGTTGAACAAGTTTAATACCTTTTAAATAAGAAGCTGGATTCGAAAAATAATATGGTAATATATAGAGATAAGTTGAGAGCCACCACAAATTTACTAAAAATTAGAGATGTGCGTATTTAAGTGATTAATTACCACAGAATTTCTCAAATTATTTTGTATTACTGTGCTCAGTGACCAACAAGCTTGTTGAAATCCCAAAAGGTTCAAATGTCACAGTTTGCATCATCCCCTCAGCAATTGCACAGGATTTCTTTTTATACAGTTTTGATGGTTCATTCTGAGAGAATTCAGAAAAACATTTGTCTAAGCTGCTAACATTTTAGAGCTGTCATTCGCCGGTCTCCCTAGGCCAAGAAAAAACTTACATAGACCTGATCTGTCAAGACTCAAGATACAAGATATAAACATGTAACTCTTATTTTATAGATAGATCCCAACATTCATGTTATATCTTAAATCCAATAGTCATGGTATTAAATAAATTGAGGATTCATCACCAGTGTAGCAAATCAACCCTTAATTCCCAAAGCTGAAACAAATGTGAAGGGCACTgtataatgaaagaaaatgaattCTGACCTTACACCGTAAGAATGTCAAATGCTGATGAGAAATGTAAATGATGATAGTCTGAATGATGAATGTTAATGGGGTCTAAAGAATTATTGCCACACGAACCCACAACAGGTTCATGGAGCAAACTATGTTATCTAGTCTGTCAATGCCAAAGCTTCATGCAGAAGCCAGCAGGCACAAGAGATGATCTCTTGCTCGAAATACATTCTGAAAAAGTATCCACGAGCTGCTCTGCAAGTGATGATGGATCTGGAATGAAGGATGAATCTTGAATGAAGGTATCAACAAATGCCTTCACAACCCTTATCTCTTGTGGGGTTGCTCTTAAGCTATACCAGGTCAAGAATTTCTGTCTGAAATTCTTCTCAATATGTCCCTCACATTCTAAACGTCTGATAACCTTCACGTAATATTCAAAATCCCTGTCTGAATGACCATTGGCCGTACATTCTTCATCTCGCCTTTCCCCACTTCTCTTCTTTGATGTGCTGGCATCTAGGGGATCCTCTCCATTCCCAGTCCCATTTAACAGATCCTTGTTGCCGGATTTTGATCTTGCATGTCTTCCTTGCACGTTCTTAATTATTTCCAACTTGCAGGGAGTGATAGGCAAACTAGCTTCTGAGTTGCCCACAAATGGCACGCATTCCAAACCAGTCTGAACAGGGGTATCTGACCCATTATCTGTGCTTATCTCATCAACAATTTGGTCATCCGGCAAATGATTGTTCTGAAGCTTTTGCACATCAGAACTTGGAATCAAGCTAACTACCTGCATGGCATGCTCCTGATCTAACAAGGGAACTGCATCTGTTGTGGTTCCTCCACTTGCGCCGACACAAGTCATGATACCATTGGGCACattggcagaaacaattttatcACTGTCCTTACAATAACTAAGATAATTGTCTGCTCGGTTAACAATTTGGTCACCACATGGAGCATTGTGATTAGTTTCATCTTCAACAGAAGATGGATTAGAAAGACTGCTACAATTGGTTGCTGGGCTTTGACTTCTTTCTACAACCGAGCAGTTTGGGACTTCATCCAGAGTACAGCATTGAACTTCGAACATGCCCATTTCTCTTCTTACATCATTGATGGAAACAACTTTGAAAAGGTATTCTGTAGCAGGGGATAGACCCGTGAGAACAAACCTTGTATTTGGTCCAAACAGTGTGCATGTTGGTTCTGTAGGATAATCAGTATCCTGAGCCTTGCGATGCCATAAATTATAACCAACAATAGCACTTGGTGAAGGATCTTCAGAATCCAAAACCACAGTAAGTGAAGTTACATATACATCTTCAAATCTGACCAATGTTGAAGCTGTTGCATTTAAATCtgcaaatattaaacataaaagtGGAGCAAAGCAAATAGATTAATGACTTCCTCAAAAGTTCATGGCTTAAGAAATGCCAAACATGAAACTGAATACTTTATATTTCCACCAGTAACAAATTAATGGCTTTTCTTAATTCAAGGTTTCAGTGGAAATGTATCTGATAAAAAGATTTTGCAATGACCTCAAATTTCAGACATCAACAAATGAATAAATTTGGATAAAATTTTAACCTTACTGCAAGTATATATTATTAATtccttttaatataaatttaagcaCTACCTCTTATCATTGAATCAGAGAATGGATGCGCAACAGTATTTGAAAGCATTTTGTCCAGTGACTCCAAAGCAAAAGCACACAATTTTAGAACATCTGGTCCTGAAGAAAGTCTATTGACAATACCCCTACCCATCTTTACAGGTAACCCAGTTAATGGACCCACTTCAGCTTCAAGCTTCTTCACAGCTTCGTCTACAATCTCATAAAGTTTTTGATACTTTCCAGTCTTGTTGAGAAGTTTTTTACTTAAGGACACACGATAGCATAGTATGTCTACCCGCCTGGTATCCTTGGCTATCAATAATTGTTTTCTCCAGCATCTGAATACAATTAAGATTCGAACCACACAATTGGTTAAACTTTGCTATGTTAATAAAGAAACTAATTCTCTATGCAACAAACAATGTGAAAGAGCACTTTATGATTATTTTATAGGCTTACTTCCTAATATTTCATTCTGAAAGGCACCTAACAAGGCAGCTGTATTAAACATATGAAAGAAAAAATTATAGCAACACTAAACTTTATTGATATtacaaagaaaagtgtttcccaATGTTCTCCAAAAAGTTGAAAGGACAAGCAATGAGAAATTGCAACTTTGAAATTGGATGGTCTAATAGTAATCACAAGCACTTAATTTATAAGCAAACATATAACAACAATTGGTTTTTGCAGTGTTGGAACAGAACAAACAATTTAGCCAACTTACTAAGAATCAAAAAGTTCATACAGTTAAAAGGcatagtcaattagtgatgagactAAAAATCCACATTTTCACAAGGTACTAATTACtaaaaatagataaattttttagctttaaaaaaaaaagaacctcacaccaaataaaatataattaatcaaaatAGCATCATAAATTTGAAAGTTGAGTAGGGTTAACATATTTATAACAATTTCCCACACTTATCAAACATGTATAAACAAAGTCAACAATGCCATATTTTCATCTAAAAGTTGACTGATATCAAGTTTTTTTGGAACTTCTCAGAGTACCAAATTATCTTTGCAGTTTCTCATTTTAATAGTCTACGACAACAAAAAGGTCTATGAGGtaaaaatttcagtttaattaaattcatacgtattcaaaatcttttcagaACTACTTCaattttcaatttatcttcatctGCATTTTATCATGATCAAAGCTCTAAAGTAGTTGACACCGTGGGGAAAAGAAGATGCAATATATATGACAGTTCCAATGTACACTTCTTTCCTTCCTCCTTGCcttcaatttcaattaaagaGGGATATATACCAGAAATTCACCCAGTCTACAAAAAGATTCGGTACAAACACAGATACAGAGATTACAAACAAATACAGATACAAAGATTggttaaaatgaattgaattatttcacCTAATAGGTTTCCAAACAAGAGAATTGACAAAAAAAGAATTCAATTGGATTGAATTCTTGtaaaattcaattgaattgaattgctAGGCAAAGAAATAAAAGTAAATTTTCAACGGACTTGATGTCCCAATAAGAGGAGTGGAAATCCctctattcaaataaaattatagtTCTGATGTCTGTGAACAAAACAAACAAGCTGGTGCTAGTAGATTATCCCCCAGCAAAACCTATGTTACAATCTGATATAAACAAGAAACACACAGCAAGTTTTTACAATCTCCTCCCTACAATTACTATTTGACTCCCTAAACTATGACAATATATCATGGATGACAGTTTACAAGAAACAGCCTTCTTAGAATAATTGACAAAGATACAATAATGATAAACAGTGAAAAAAATTTAGACAGAGAGAAGAAAGTGTATGTGACTTGAAGTATGACAGTTAAAAGAGTTCAAATAAACTCTACAATAACAATGCAGGACAGCTGCAGAAAATTGACTATTATGTGAACTTTCAGGGAAATTTTCAGGAGTGTTAAAGAGTTCAAGTCCTGGGTGGGCCTTATAACCAGTGTAACTTGAGAAACAAATCGAGAACAGAAAATAAGATTCAGGGGATGTTTTCTTTATAGTTATTGTACCAGTAGAGTCGACAATAACCATTAAACGTTTTGAGAGCTGGAGAAATTAGGTTTGAAGGAAATATTACTAGGATTTGAGGGAAAAACGGAAAAATCAAATCTGAAAATTATGTAAGCTTATTTGTAAAATCCAAGGAAGAAAAGTAAAGATTCTATATTTCTTATCCAGAATTTCCTAGGCATCACACCTAGCATTAAGCATCGCGTAATCCTTAAAGAGCAAGAAGCTTTTAAGATGTCTATGTTACAATTCCATAGCAAGGAAACTTGTGTCCCACATTGAAAATATGAGATTTCAATATGGGGCATATATGGACTTGAGTTCTCCAACCTCAACAGCTAGCTTTTGGGTTGTGGTTCTTTTAAGTTTCTATTGATGGTATCAGAGAAGTCCACTATGCATCCTAGTTGCAATCGTGCAACACAGGTGGTGACGTCAGAATAGCAATGTTTGCCTGGGGCTAGGTGAGCGCAAAGCTAGCCTACATGGGCACTGGGGCTATGGAGCATCGTGCAATGTTATGATCCCATTGCAACTTGTGTCCCATATTGAAAGTATGGGATTTCAATATGGGGCATATATGGACTTGGGCTCTCCAACCACAACAGCTAGCTTTTGGGGTGTGATTCTCCTAAGTTCGTATTAGCTTGTGAAATTGATTTCCATTCATATATATACTCCTACAGCTTCAAATCCTTACACaaacacaaaaaaaaattttaaatttaatacatGATGAATGGTCCGGAATATGGCCCATTTCAGATTCACACGGCAATATAAAAACAACTAAATACATAAATTGCCCCTGTACTTTCAATGAAAAGTATGGTGGCATGCCACACTTTTCTTTCAACCTATTAAGCagatcaaattttatttttatatctatTTTGTCTAGTCATCGGGGTTGTTTGAATGCATGTTGATAAGGACAAGAGCAACAGGTATACTGATGATGACATTACATTTTAATAATGTTGTTATAGGTAAAAATGGCCATTTGAGAGGGAAAAAGCGGGAGAAAAACGAAGGAGAACaagtgaaaaaataaaaagaaagtataTTAGTATTCTTCTTGTCAACACATGTGACAAAAGCACTAATAATTTGTTCAATTAAGGATTTATTggttataaaaataaaagtacAAAGGTTAAATAGGTCACAATAAAAGTTGGAGATGCCAACAAACTTTTCAAGTAAATTTCAAGTGTCAATTTATGTTTTCAGCTATGTAAAAACACTTCAATACATTATCTTGACTTGTCCACAAGATATCGTTTTCCTAATTTCAACTACAAGAGGCATCTGATATGGTTAACCGTTTTCATTCTCAGAATTTTCACTAATATAAACAACTGATAGTTAGGCTTAGTTGGAGACTAAGGATTTGGATATTGATGTGGCCTTGATCTCTAATAGAGCTTAATGGTGAAAAAGGATCCACATAGCCAACcccaactagtttgggattaaaGCTTAGTTGTTGTTATGCTGTATAAACTGATGAAAACAACATAAATAACATAAGCTGGATCCTTGATGCGATCTCATCAATCCTCTTACATGATAGCTAGGCTTTAGTAACTAAAAGGATTTTGAGAAACTTTTTAAGAACCAAAGATGCACACAACCTAATTCATAAACAAAGAATCAAAAAAAATTTCCTAATAAAACTTAAAGACTTAAAGAACTCAGAAAATTGACATATGAAGAAAGAGAATACTGTAACATATGAGACAGATAGAAAGCCTAAGAGAACCATTCTCAAGACCTTCATTTCGATTGCCAATTTCCTCTCACTCAGAAGGTTTCTTTTAACCCCAAAAATCACAACAGGCAAGCATGGACTGCTCTCAAAGAAAATCCCTATTCACCCATTCCTCCAATTCCATGCCATCAATCCAAAAAGTTTCCCACAGATCAAGACATCAGTCAGAAACAATTTAAGCAAAAGACAAAGATAGTGTCCCATAAGCAGAAGAACAACGTACAGCTAGATGATCTGCAGTTTCATGATACCTCTAGACATTGTAAACCGCATACTATGATACATAAGGAACTGAGACAGATACAGCAAATTAACCATTAAAAAGTAAAGTCTCAGCAGAGAAACAAGGTTCATGAAACATAAATCCTTTGGAAAGGGAGTACAGAAGCACTACTGCAACAAATTTGTTACTCAAAATTCATTCTCCAAgtacaaaatatataaaaaagcATAACACAAATATCAATTTCATGCAGTTTTATTCCAGAAAAGGTGTTTCTACATCTTTCAGCCTCATGCTAATAAAACTTAAGTCGAGAAGCAGAAACCACACAACCAAACCAATGACTAAAATTTGGACATCCAATTAACAGCAGTTTAAAAAACGGAAGGGTGAAAAGAATAGTTTATCATCCAGCCAGGAAAATTTCTTCAAGGATATAGGAACATAGACAAAATGAGAAAAACTTTAAGCAAGGTAAATTGAAGCCTTTACAAGAATGAAAATAGTCATAAAGAGAAAAAGAATAATAGAAATAACAAGCATGAATACTCACCCAAGTAAATCATTCACTTTCCAACAAGCTACGCAACAAAAGCTCCCATCATATCCGTCTTTTCCAATGGCTGAACGTTCATGTCTTAAGGCACACTCAAGATGGCATGACATGCCACATGCAACACCCTGAAATGGAGTCTCTGAGCTGCAAGTTAACCACAGGCTTGGATCCTTGTTGTCATCATACTTATAACAGATGCAACATGAACACCTCTTGCAAAATGCATCATTTTGTTTTAAGGTAGCTCTGCAAGCAGAGTTTTTACAGTACACAGTATTAACTAAGTCATTGCCTCCATTGTTAGCAGCAGCATGGTTAACTGAAACGGTTAACCGTGATGGGTTATCAGTTTTCCTCTGCCTTTTGGAAGATCTCTGAACAGGTGCGAGAGATGATTCCGTCTCAACATCTGCTGTGGCCAGACACTCCCCAGCTTTCTTTTCGGATACAATTTTAAGCAGGTGCTCTATGATTTTCAACTTTGTCAAGCCCgtgtatttcctttcttttcccaTCTCCACACACAGAATCTGCAAAATTTCCTGACGGCTCCATGACTGTAGCATTTCACAGGCACCTGCACATTTTGATAATTGATAGACAAGTTCTCTCTTCTCATCCATGCTTAGCTTGCTACATTTTGATGGATCAAGTGCACTTCCTGGGTACAAGGAAAGGACAATGTCTCATTTATAGACTTTATCTAAGAGaagggtcaaagaagcaaaagctTGTTACTCAACTCAATTCACATAGTAAAGTACATGTATATATGTAAGTATATCTATATAGATAACAGGTTTGAAAATAATAAGAGCATaagaatgaattttaaagcaaatAATATCAGATAAAGCTTCCTCTTGATTAATATCCATGATAAGTCcaaaattacaatataaaatgtcaATATCCCACCCAATTAAGATGTCCAGGAAGCCTGATGTGCAAAAAATGAAGAACACCAGAAATATAATGACATCACCACCTATAATACTAATTCAACTAAATATACCCACAATGAAGTAACTTGTCTTTATAGCCAATGCTTAAGGAGACTAATTGGAGTTGCCTGGCCTAAATTTCTTCTTATTGCCCTGAATATTATTAACTAATTAATGCACAACAAAAACAACAATAACATCTAAGCTTTAATCAAAAACTAATTAGGATTGGCTAAATGGATCAATATCCAAATTCCAAAAACTATATATTTTTTTACTATGTCATTTTAGGTCTTCCCCTTTTCCTTCTTACTCCTTCCATCACAAACTGATCACACGTCCATATTGGTACATTTGATACCCAATGTTAGTCATGATCAAACCATTTTAATCGACCCTCTCATTTATCCCAATGTGTATTATATACACTTT encodes:
- the LOC110658257 gene encoding VIN3-like protein 2; this encodes MDFSFEGSALDPSKCSKLSMDEKRELVYQLSKCAGACEMLQSWSRQEILQILCVEMGKERKYTGLTKLKIIEHLLKIVSEKKAGECLATADVETESSLAPVQRSSKRQRKTDNPSRLTVSVNHAAANNGGNDLVNTVYCKNSACRATLKQNDAFCKRCSCCICYKYDDNKDPSLWLTCSSETPFQGVACGMSCHLECALRHERSAIGKDGYDGSFCCVACWKVNDLLGCWRKQLLIAKDTRRVDILCYRVSLSKKLLNKTGKYQKLYEIVDEAVKKLEAEVGPLTGLPVKMGRGIVNRLSSGPDVLKLCAFALESLDKMLSNTVAHPFSDSMIRDLNATASTLVRFEDVYVTSLTVVLDSEDPSPSAIVGYNLWHRKAQDTDYPTEPTCTLFGPNTRFVLTGLSPATEYLFKVVSINDVRREMGMFEVQCCTLDEVPNCSVVERSQSPATNCSSLSNPSSVEDETNHNAPCGDQIVNRADNYLSYCKDSDKIVSANVPNGIMTCVGASGGTTTDAVPLLDQEHAMQVVSLIPSSDVQKLQNNHLPDDQIVDEISTDNGSDTPVQTGLECVPFVGNSEASLPITPCKLEIIKNVQGRHARSKSGNKDLLNGTGNGEDPLDASTSKKRSGERRDEECTANGHSDRDFEYYVKVIRRLECEGHIEKNFRQKFLTWYSLRATPQEIRVVKAFVDTFIQDSSFIPDPSSLAEQLVDTFSECISSKRSSLVPAGFCMKLWH
- the LOC110658255 gene encoding ribulose bisphosphate carboxylase small subunit, chloroplastic 3, with translation MSTAGIFTAPAVTGSGCQGLKANSTRQLFPAKDSIGWSRKTISNGSRTHCMKTWNPINNKKFETLSYLPPLSDDSIAKEIDYMIKKGWIPCLEFDEVGHVQRENSRMPGYYDGRYWTLWKLPMFGCNDSSQVLNEIHECKKAYPNAYIRCLAFDNKHQGQCMAFIIQKPNTTTP